TTTCTCCAGCGAAACCGCACTTCTAAAGCTCCTGTATCTGTCGATTCAGAACCTCCCCATAGGGGATGCCCCTGTTCAGAAAAATGGAGCCAGCCTTTAAGAAACTGGAGCCAAACTATTTCTCAACCTGCTTTATTTTTCGAGGGCAGGCTAATATTGGATATCACTGTGTGACGGAGTTTCAGACTTGACACAGTTTAATGAATTTATCCCTACAGGCTGCCTAAAATCAGTAAAAAAGTTTTAACTATAGATGGACACAGATACACACAGATAAATTAAATTGTTATTTCAGAACTCGTAGTCTATTGTCAGAGACGTAAACAGCGCTCTCATTCTGTCCATATTGTACCAGTACCTGATGTAATCGTTTTTAGATGTGACGTAATAATCGGCGCTGCACTTTATTTTCATCTTGCTTAAATCTATAAAGGCTGTCTCAGCCGTTTTGGGTTTAAGGATAAGTGCAAGCCCAACGGTGTTTGAATTAAAGGCGCTATATCTGTAGTCAACTCCTATGTATTGGTCATCTCTTTTATACTGGCTGATGGATTTCATGAAGTCGGCAGCCCCTTGTGTATAAAACCTGTATCTTGCCCCAAGAGTTACCGTTTTTGAGATTTCACGATATAGTTCAGCCTCAAACGTGTGAGCGTTTATATCCCACGTGTCGGTATAGAGTCTGTACTTAAAGTGCAGGCTTGTAAGGGGATCAAGAGCCTTTACAAGTTTAAGCGCCAGTGCGTGGCCTATCCTTTGCTGAGGGTAGCGCTCAAATACGGTGAATGTAGTTGTGGTCAGGTAGTAGTAGGGAGAGGCCATATAGCCGTCTTTATCTATAAATGAATAAATAAACTGCCCGGAAAATGTGGGAGAAAACAGTTGGGTAACAGACATATCTATTTCAGCTTCATTTCTGTCATCTGTTGAGAGTGCTCTTGCAAACGATGGATGCCACTTGTCAAAAGCATAAGACACAGACAACCCCAAAGCTGTGTTTTGCTCATTAAGAAGTCTTGTATAATCGGCATATACCGAGCGCCCTGTATAATCCCTTTCAGTGGAATAGTAGCCACCAAGTGTTAATGTGTTTTCGTAATCCTTGTACATGGCA
This portion of the Nitrospirota bacterium genome encodes:
- a CDS encoding DUF3570 domain-containing protein, producing the protein MRRHKKLSKIGALLFLTLLVLLSLALLSAEELKDKISLGYDFYYDSGDTKVYSPNIGIYKRITSNFLLGGKFSVDAITSATMYNGGRKKAVDAVTSATRKHGTFDEVRYAPNFFAMYKDYENTLTLGGYYSTERDYTGRSVYADYTRLLNEQNTALGLSVSYAFDKWHPSFARALSTDDRNEAEIDMSVTQLFSPTFSGQFIYSFIDKDGYMASPYYYLTTTTFTVFERYPQQRIGHALALKLVKALDPLTSLHFKYRLYTDTWDINAHTFEAELYREISKTVTLGARYRFYTQGAADFMKSISQYKRDDQYIGVDYRYSAFNSNTVGLALILKPKTAETAFIDLSKMKIKCSADYYVTSKNDYIRYWYNMDRMRALFTSLTIDYEF